The segment CTGCGGTTTGTTGGCTTGTTTTGTTTCAGGCGAATGTGTGGAGGTTACATGACCCTTATGCTGTATTTGCGGAGGACAAGCCACTTAAAACAGGTAAGGAAGCACTACTAACAGGTATGCATTCTCTATAAAAGCATACAATAATCAGAGCGCATGTTTACAGACTTCTGTTGCCTCTTGGCTCGCTAGGGAAATGCTACAAGGTTCCTGAAGGTCTGGATGACGGcggaaagaggaaaaggaaacgTCCTTCTTCACTTCAAGACTTTAGGAGTTGGTTCATGGGAATATGTAAGGGACtgcatttgtgttttatgtttcttatTAGACTCTGTAAGGTAGACTGATTATGGTATGATGTTTTGGTCCGGACTTCACAAAATTGTTTCCTTTTGTTGCAGTCGATCCCCCTGAGCACAAGTTAAAAAATGGGCCCATGTTTACAGGTAACGACTCTGTCCCACATGCTttcctttaataataataataaaaaactttatttgtgtagtACTTACCTataagcagagtttacaaagggcttgaaaacaataaaacacataaggaggagataaaaatagGAAACCCATTCAAGAGAAAAtgggttaaaagaaaaaatcaatgcattaaatgaaatgtgaataagaaaaataagaaacgACACAAGTTTGAAAGTGGGAAAAATCAAAACAGTTACATAAAATCTACAAATGTGTTAAGTAATTTAACGTgagaaaggtcaaaggttttTGTCAATTGAACAATTTTGAAAATCGAACGAAACTGGTTTTTATAGTACGTGGTTCTAGGAAAAGTtatagagggacattttgaaaactgAGATTGAACAAGTTAACTTAAATCATACTTCATTTTACCTCATTATGCTTTATATACATGAAAGTAAACCTGAGACTATTCAATTCATTTTGACCATTTCTTTCGCAGACctgaactacatttatttgagtACAATGAAAGAGAAGTTGAAGACCCGAAAGAGGATCTTCAGAAAAGCGGTAGGGGAGTGCGCATGTACACATCATCAAATATGTATGCTGCTGTGTGAGGCAGTTAATGATGCGGCCTGTACCGTCTCAGGGTCTGGTTATTTCTGATGAGGAGCTGAAGAGGACATTCCTGCAGCCAGAGGTGGAGCAGAGGTTGGAGGAGCTGCTAGAGCAGCTCCGCCACCCCGACCTGCAAGGTAACCCAACCCCCCCCCATACTGTTAACATACTCCTTAGTATTCCTGCACCCTCTGCCCTAGTGCTGTACAAGAGTAATGGTCTAAAGGAGGGCACAGGACATAGGAAGTGTGTCTGAAGTTGAGTTACTGCTACCGCTTTTAATGTAAATGTCAGTACAGTTAGATGTCCAGTTTAAGATGATTAATGTTTATTTGCACCTTTGATAAAGGTGAAGACAACTCAGACAATGAACACGAACCCTTTCCTGACGACATTCCAGCAGAGTTTGGAGGTGGACAAGACTTTATATCACCAGGTAAAAATAAGCTGTGATACTCAAACTTAACAGTTCTCGTGTAATCAGGTGTAAACGGGAAGCACTGCTTTTACTGGAAAagctacaaaacaaacaacagcggcaacaaaaaaaacaaaacaccatcaCGTTCATATCACACACATTGTCAATTAGCAGACAGACCAGTCTGCCAACATCCAATGATGTCACCCCAAATGTAACTTCACTTGCAAAAAGCCAATAAGAAATGTAATGAAGTAGTAATTCATGTTGGGAAATGCGATGTCAGACTAAGACAGTCTGAAATCACTAAGACATTAGCTACTGTATGAATCCATCTGTTCTGTCAAGCAAAGTTTAAGCAGAAATAGGGAAACAACACATTCAAGAGAAAGATGTCTTTGAAGAACTGATGAGTATTGGGCAAGTTATTATTGTTCGTTGGTGTCAGATAATCCACTAATTTCATCCAAAGACGAAAACATTCTGGGCAAGTGGTAAATTATTATCACATCATCTTATGTCATCAGATTTCTAATGAAGTGTGTTTGGTTGTAGTGATTaactgtatttttgtgtttttatgattCCAGAAGCCCAGAGGGATGGACTGAGTTATGAAGACCTTGTGAAGAAAAGTGTGGTACGCATTCAGTGTGTTATAGAAATCGGCTATCTTCTGTCACATTGTACCTAATGAATTTCCTTCGCTTCACTACGTCCAGACTGAGTATAAATGTATGAGTGATAGACATTACATCATACATCCAACAGAGTGTTAACAAACTAGATAAGATTATTTGTTTTGGAAACAGTCAACATTCACTTTATTAGTCACTTATTACAAGTAAAATACAATTTTGTATTACATGACAttgtaaaaatgatcatatcTACATCTGCAAAGTAGTCTGAACTAGTTTCTAAGTAACTTCAGTTAAACCAAAccaatatatttatatatatatatatatatatatatatatatttgtcttGAGGGAAGCTTTGCCGTAACTTTGCTGTTTCTTCCAATGTGCAGTAACTAGTAGCTTATGAAACTAGCCTTTCAAAGTAGCTTCTCCAACGGTGCAGATGATAACGGCTTCTTGATGAAACTCTTTGCAGGAGCAGTTCCTGGTGAACTCACGGGGTTACGCCAAGGAAACAGCGCTGTCACGAAGAGTCAAGGACTGGGAGGACAAGATCCGTCCTGAACTGGCAATGCAGGTACAACACTGAGTCTGACTTTACCACACGCAATGCCATTCTGTGCTCTGTACCTTCAGTGCCTCTGTCTATTCAAATAATGATGCACTTGctgtttatgtttttcagtTCCATGTGTTTATACTGTTTATACTTTTGGTTGCATTTTCATTGACATTTCATGTAGCGCGCTCAGTATCTTTGCAAATTCTCTATTATACTCCCATCTGATTATTGCTAGTTTTGCGAAGCAAATATAACACAATATGATGCAAGATGGTGGCAAACTAGGGGGCCACTGTTGCTGcagctttctctctttttttattattttcctgtcactttcctttttccttttttgttttacttgatACTTAAACGTACTATTGCTTTACCTCGCATCTCGTTTTTAGTTCTTTTTCTACTTAACATTTGTTCAGATTGTTGATTGCACGCGtttaattctattctattcttatgtttatgttctatttttctttgctgtatcactgtttgctgctgcaatggcccAATTTCCCTGGGTGGGCTGCCCAAATATAATCAATATGTGAAATCACATGTGAAACGCTGAcatctgttcctctgttcctctgtcatctactctctctgtctctaggAGGAGCGTCCAGCTTTTGACATCCATGACTATGGGGACAGGATTGTAGGGGCTTTAAACGGCGTGGGCAGCAGGAAATCCTTTGCCTCCATCGTCCACGGCTTGGACAACTTCGAAGCTTGCAAGTACATGCTGGCGTCACTGCAACTGGTAAATACTACAATATTTATCCAATTCCAGACACCTGACACCAAATCTAACAAACACTGTCTTTGTTCTAAAATCGATTTTATGACTGATGTTGTCGAATTCTCTCCGCTCTCCCCCAGGCCAACGACTACACAGTGGAGATCGACAGTGCGGAggggctggaggagctggaggagagcctCGACACCATGGGACTGACGCTCCTCAGCACACACAGGGCCACTGAGCGCTTCAAAACCCTCCAGGCCTCCGCAGCTGTAACCTCTACCTGACCGCGGGTGTGCAGTAGGACCAGACAGCACACACCTCATTAAAAAGCGGAACTTGtgattattatatttttttttttttttgtgcaagatgacaaaagagaaaaagagtcACTTCTGTGTCCCAAGATGCAACATTGTTTGggcttttctttccttccccctgtctattttttgttgatgtctTGTAGTTGAACTACAAGTCAGTGAGgcaaagataataaaaaaattcATGCATAGAAACCCATCAACATCAGCTGCCCTCAGGATTTGTTGACTCTTTTTCCAgactttgttttattacaaaGTCACTTCTTTATTTCAACATGCTGTATATAGAATAATATATTATGAAGGTTCACATTCTTGTTAACTTAAGTATGATCTTTACACTTcgttttcaaagtaaaagctaATTGTGCGCTAATTGAAATATTACTCTAAGATTCTGTTTTACTGTCTGCGCCTCAATTCATGTGCACTCTTTTTCTATTCTTAATACATACTGCACATTGCTTCTGATACAGCCAGTGATTCAATAATGCTATTCAGGTATGCATTCTTATTGGTTGTCTGTATAAATGCGCTCATTAATTGCTGAAATGGTTTGAGAGAATTTTAAAGAAAACCTTGGAATTGGAAAATTATGCAGCAGTTTTCACTGAGGATTTCTAAAATATTGGTAATATttgtaataaaaacatttaaaaaatcagTTAAAATGATGGTTTGATAAAAGGTTGACAAGTTGTGGCTATCAAAAGCAGTTTTGTAAGGTTTTATGTTTGCCCTGTCAGTCTaagatattcagttttcatttctTTAAATTTAGGTAAACCAGACGATTCCCTCAGCTGTAAAAGCTGTAAAAGGACTGTAAGCAGAGTCAAACCGTGCATTTTTACCTCTGTGGGAATTGCTAACATGTACTTAAATGCAGAGGAGTGATATTCCCTGAATCAAATGACTGgaaatcaacatttttagagcgttgtaacaacgcattatgtaataacacaacaaaatgtaataaattttcacttcattatgtaataacacccgcattttgtaataatctgccgcattttgtaatacacagcttgaacgcaatatgtaataaatttctccgcattttgtaataaattattacatattgcggtggttattacaaaatgcgggagttgcactttttttatgatgaaaatgtaataatacagtgcattatgtaataaccaaccaaaatggatgtcttcatctgtacacgttatatttttaacaattaagctaaattaaacttccCAAATATTAAATTAGACCGGCGTTAAATTTGATCTTATTCTAAATAGCCACATAAAAGCAGTaacaagatcagctttttatcatcttacaaATACAGCCAAACTCAGGGACCTCATGTCAAAAGCCAACCTGGAAAAACTCGTTCACGCTTTTATTTCTAGCAGACTACTACAATGGTCTTTTGACAGAGCTCCCCAAAAAGACCATCAAAAAGCTtcagcttattcaaaatgcagctgctagAGTTCTTACAGGGACCCAAAGGTCAGACCACATCACCCCGATTCTGAAGTcactacactggcttcctgtcagcCACAGAATTGAATATAAGGCAGTGCTGCTTGtttataaatcaatacatgGAGTGGGACCAAATACATTACAGACATGTTTAAGGAGTAGCCTACACTCCTGCCAGGCCTCTCAGGTCAAGTGGGAGTGGGctgcaatatgtaataatttattacaaaatgcggggaaatttattacatattgcgttcaggctgtgcattacaaaatgcggcagattattacaaaatgcgggtgttattacataatgaagtgaaaatgtattacattttgtcgagttattacataatgcggtgttattacataatgcgttgttacaAGGGTAACATCTAATAATGGTCCTAATGTAATCTTCCATGACTTAACAAAAGTGAGTCAGAGaacttccatgacctaaaaatgttcttcctttATGGTTGGTtaatgtttttcagtctggttgccgctccagttgggctgaaaaccagcTAATGCAATACATGTGTAAAACAAGTTGGGAAAacacattctgctatattcctttaaagtcacccatttgtaaaattccctgatattccctgacttcccccaAAAAATGGATCAGATTCcttgtctggaatacacctctttGTTCAGACAGTGGGAAAGTACAGTAGCGGTGCTGTCGCGATTCAAACCTAAACCAGGGCGGGAAATTAAATCATTTGAAGGTGTCTGGCATGTACATGTGCAATCGCACAAGTAATCGCTTCCCATACTGTATTTctatcctttatttatccagtggAATGCACATGTTCCTGCTTTACATTCACGcagttgcacacattcacactgcgaacagcccagtacaaccagtcttctactgttggacactgagcagctccataACAGGTTGACTTAGATTTTTCTTTGACCACCCATTACCAAATAACACCACCATGTGGTTGCGTTGTTGGTATAAGGCAACAGTACAAGTCCAGGTCACTATCAATGACAGACAAATAATTTATATATCCTTCATAAACAATATATTACATTAATCAGTGAGGCATCAACAAAATTTTCaacagttaaagctgcacttcgcaagatttttatgcaaaaatccacctgttttatcagcataaatcacaaagtgaggctgcaacagagaagaacgTCCCATCAAccactaactgagacgctgtaTTGTCACTCTattgtccaaatgaaattctggtgtcagtttGGTCAgtctggtgggaaatcttctccatataggaagtgatgaatccaaACTTAGGagtgaaatacagtatattagtcTCCTAATTGGGTTGGAACATGGCCCGCTCCCTCACATAGACTTTCATGTGGTTCCTGACGCTCTCTGTGATCTGTTCCTCGTTCTTCATCCTGTTGTAATAGTCCAAGAACAGGCCGTCCGGGTTGATCAAGTAGATGAGGATGGTGTGGTCCACTATGTAGTCCCCGTCGTCGTCTTTGGGGCCCGGGCTGGCGTACACCCTGTAGTCCCGTCCCGCGTGCTTCACCTCCTCCGCGGTGCCCGTCAGCCCGATCAGCCGGGGGTGGAAGTCCTTGACGTACTTGGCCAGCGCCGCCACGTCGTCCCGCTCCGGGTCCACGGTGACGAAGACGGGCTGGACGGGCGGCAGGGCCGGGTCCCGGTCCAGAGCCGCCACCACGGCGCTCATCTTGTCCAGCTCGTCGGGGCAAATGTCGGGACAGTGGGTGAAGCCAAAGTACAGCAGCACCCAGCTTCCCAGGAAGTCCCTCTTTGTCCTGGGCCGCCCCGTGTGGTCCAGCAGGCTGAAGTTGCCCTGACCCAGGGCGACCTGCTTCAGCTGCTCCACACGCTGCCTCTGCAGCTTGCGTTGCTTTTCCGAGTAAACGTACCACCATGTACCCAGCAGGCCCCCGCCAAACAGCAGCGTCACCACCAGCCTGGTCCTTAGCTTGATTTTGGCTGTTTCTGTGGAGCGGTTGGGGCCTTGAGAGAGAAAGCACCTCTGGGtccgaagaggaggaggaggatgatgctTTCCAGGTATGTGCTGTGATAAAGACCCATAAAGTCCTGAGCTCTTCTTGAGAGTGTGATGACGCCCTCTGGTTAGTGGCTGTGATGAGAGCCACATCTTCTGTATGTGGGTCTGAACAGAGGCAGGAAAACTCTGCTGCAAGACACATCTCACAAGTCTTCCTCCACTATGGACATCACCTGCAAAGCATCCAAGTCCCAGCATCTTTCTCTCCAAACCTGCGTCCTTCTCCTGTAGGGAAAGAGAAGATGgtgagtttgttgtgttttctttggaTTCAAttgtatttaacctttatttcacCAGGTTAGTCCCATGATGAAGAATCTCTGTGGGACATACAACAATGTGCAAAATCAGAATACAGTCAGAATcacaaaagaaggaaaaaggtAAACAGTGTATACAATTAAGATACAATCAAAATGGAAGTGTGATTAGTATGGTTAAAATAAAAGTATGGATTGCAACATTGTTAGGGTGATATATAGTATATGGTaatatatatgcagtatgtaaCAACGAGAGGGATATGGGAATCTTAAGATAGCAGATATTAATTTCCAGGAATATACattatgtgcaaaatgtgtttccataCGTTTTCCCATACCTCCCATTCATACATTGTACATGTTTTGAAATTATCAGTTTCAGATTAAAGTATACAGAAGAGCATACATATGTGTGcattgtaaacaaaaacaaaaaaataccatCAGTACATTCACTTACAGATGCAAATTACATATGTACTGCATGTGCAGATTTGGACAAGTTACATTATTAGCTGTTCCCTTTTTCAAAACTATGGATGGATATACTATATGTATAGAAAAATGGCAGCTATGCAAAGTGAAGATGGTATAATATTGTTGTTAAGCCAAGTTACAACAAAGCTCTGCCTGAATATGGACTAATGGTTCCAAATGgaggtgaaatgaaaacaaaccaaTTTTATATTCAACATCAAACCAGGAACAGGATAATAACCAGCGCCAACCTAAGCTAGCTGATTAGCAAAATACCATGCTAACTGTCTTAAGATGAGAAAGCGATATTAGTGTGAGGAAACGCTTCAAATAAGAAAACAAGTGGTGAATTTACCTTTAGTTGTCACACAGTCGACCTTTCTGAGTATataccaaggaggttctatactCATGTCATGTAACGTAAAGTGAGGGAGCCGGTTGTGGAACACATGACTTGCCTTTACCTAACGCTGCTGTGCATTCATGTTAGCTGATTCGACaaacaggaaggaaggaggaagactGGAGATATGGCTGAAATATTAGTTAGgctagagagaaaaaaacagttgaGCGATATTTTCCGCATAAAACTACTCAAGTAAAAGGAATACGTGGCTAATTCTAAATGTAGTCAGAGTAAAACTTCCTGAGTTACTTAAGTAAAGCACGAATCACCACGATTCATTCAACAAGATTAAGACAGGCTGTCCAGTTTCTTGGATGGAtaacatacataaaatacacagaaaagcACAAATACGCAAGAATACAATTCATTACTTCAACCTTTGATTCATGCAAGCAGATTCATGTCTATCTGAACTAGAGCTGTATGGCTCAAACTTTCCACTAGGTGGCGCCTTTCCACTGACTCCACATTCACCTGAATGTGATGAGTGTTGGTAACTAACAGTGATGCACCCACTGTAGAGTCATATTAGTCTTACATTTATCATGAACATTTTtgaagataaaaacaaatgatagTAAAGTTCATGTTAGTGTTTTGCCAGTGTGTAACTGGACTGAATGGGCAGAATTACTTTAAGCAGGAAAACTGTGCTGCAAGTTGATCTATTGAAATTGTGTATATTTGCTTTATTATTAAAGCCAGCCTCTTATTATGTGGCAGAAATGTAATGGATAGAACATGCTGTAAACCATACTCTAAACCACCTCTGCTGACTTTAATATCAAAGCTGCAACATATTAACTGTCCCATTACACAAAATGACCCAAGCCTATATATAggagttgatagggttgttgatcaataccagtgactcaataattactgctgagatttctggctttcaaaactcactttctagtctgtactttgttttggaataaaaagtCCCgcccattggagtttcaaggccaccccctcccttcctaaaaagccttgttctcaagccaaaaatgCAAATCAcaaagcattattattattccagtatttagcatggtgatatattagctcttcactagacatttctgttggatctctgctctaattagtcAGCTTACTCCTCTCAACTTAATGTGCTTTTAATGTGATACAGGGTTCATACACCATGTTATAATTggatgacgtgtgtgtgtgtgcgcacacacacacacacacacacacacacacacacacacacacacacacagagagagagcttatGGGCATATTATTGCTCCTGTGTGTAGGCCATTCTGCCCCTGTGGTGATGGTAATAATGTGCCTTCATTCCCCTCTGTGTTCTGCATTATAGGCCACCATGGTCACTAAGGAACAAAAACAGTAattaatatctctctctctctctctctctccttctctccctatctctctccctctctttctagtttaaatttctctctctctcccctgactCTTTTCCTTACTCCATGCAGCCCAGTAAGACAGTAATCGTCCTTTTGCCTCCGCTGCACCACCGCTCCCCTCTGATGAGTCTCCTTCTCCTCCGCTGGGCTTCCATATTTTATTAATGAGCTCTGTAGGCAACAGGGCAGCAGAATCCAGGTCATATCGCAGTGTCAGACTGCACTCCATGGCTACTGTGCTACTGAGCACAAGATTTATTTAGTTGAAGCCTCATTCAACTAAATAAATCTTGattcaacaaaatatcaggATAATTAAATACATAAATCAGTGCAATCAAGTAAATTCAACTAATTATGGCGAGTGAGTGAGATTAGATTGAAACTGTCTGCAGCTTTCAGAAAGCCCaatttttaagacttttttagaGCTTTCAATTACATTTATGACCaatttaaacataaaaaaaaccaatGTGTCAGCCTATTTGTTAATTTGATAATGAATGTTCTGAAACTATACTTGAGCACTATCAGAAAAGTGACACCATGAAATGAATAGCAATCCTCCAGCTGCCACTGTGGATCTCCATCACAGTGCATGTGGTGGGAGTAGCACACCTAGGCCTGCAGTGGGTGTTCATGCAGTTCTCCTTATGTAATTTGTCATAAGAGTGGCGGCGGTTAGTTCTTTTCTCTGTGCCTCCTAAAGTATTCTGTCTCTGCTGGCCCTCTGAAGCTCTTATATAACTCATATTGCAGTGGTGCACAGAGATGCAGAACACCAAGTATTCacaagtccttgaaaagtctgaaaagtcttaaatacagttatttgttcttgttttttcaccatgcaatgacaggtttctttgtgctgcatgtccatTCTTAGAttaatccagaacagggttagtagtacaatctgcatcctctctactttactaaacacaattggacttcatgtcccttaacaaatAACTCCCTGGtctcttttttcttattctgtccACTTATAGTCCAGAACTTTCATTAGTTATGTTCAGTCAaaaataggctggttttgccagctttgtttcttcattGTGATTTTTAATCACAATGAAAATTCAATTCCATGTGGCATTGAAAGGGTCTTAAACCTCGTCATTTTAGTTTTCTGAAACCTGAAGATACCTGGAACAGTTACGGTATGTTTCTGATTCTGGTCACAGGTTAGATCTAAATGATTGACCATGCTGGGGATTAGCAATTCATCCACAGCAGATAAGAATAGAATATAGCTGAAGATAGGATCCAGCCCTGGAGGCCAGACTGATGCTGATGCTGGTTGACAAGCACCTCAAGTTTAACTG is part of the Centroberyx gerrardi isolate f3 chromosome 24, fCenGer3.hap1.cur.20231027, whole genome shotgun sequence genome and harbors:
- the ncaph2 gene encoding condensin-2 complex subunit H2 — its product is MESRENRFAHLLQPIRELTKNWDIDVASELNDYLEELDGMCITFDGGRIKLNFAEAALVIQGSTCIYSKKVELLYSLVYQTLDYINDRNKKRDKQAAGSQENDEEGATTHHDADDGAVFIPLDSSVIEKSQEADSNTSVHVAPLPPESLILPETHEKQKLPLISVKSEILGSHKDFRINTFIPGDQDLILLILGSAFSDLLENNEHTNGPADISLPQQQDAVAQEAVDAGECVANVDEGGDSGGEDNFLPIEDNDVEMDHGPDEHIDRHQAPSEGRMLRERRDVDADKQRREEEKTHAANVWRLHDPYAVFAEDKPLKTGKCYKVPEGLDDGGKRKRKRPSSLQDFRSWFMGIFDPPEHKLKNGPMFTDLNYIYLSTMKEKLKTRKRIFRKAGLVISDEELKRTFLQPEVEQRLEELLEQLRHPDLQGEDNSDNEHEPFPDDIPAEFGGGQDFISPEAQRDGLSYEDLVKKSVEQFLVNSRGYAKETALSRRVKDWEDKIRPELAMQEERPAFDIHDYGDRIVGALNGVGSRKSFASIVHGLDNFEACKYMLASLQLANDYTVEIDSAEGLEELEESLDTMGLTLLSTHRATERFKTLQASAAVTST
- the sco2 gene encoding protein SCO2 homolog, mitochondrial — protein: MLGLGCFAGDVHSGGRLVRCVLQQSFPASVQTHIQKMWLSSQPLTRGRHHTLKKSSGLYGSLSQHIPGKHHPPPPLRTQRCFLSQGPNRSTETAKIKLRTRLVVTLLFGGGLLGTWWYVYSEKQRKLQRQRVEQLKQVALGQGNFSLLDHTGRPRTKRDFLGSWVLLYFGFTHCPDICPDELDKMSAVVAALDRDPALPPVQPVFVTVDPERDDVAALAKYVKDFHPRLIGLTGTAEEVKHAGRDYRVYASPGPKDDDGDYIVDHTILIYLINPDGLFLDYYNRMKNEEQITESVRNHMKVYVRERAMFQPN